The genomic region GAGGGCGTCACCTTCCACGACGGCTCCCCGCTCACGGCCGCGGACGTGGTGCACACCGTGAAGGAGGCTCAGGACCCCGAGAACGGCGCGGTCTGGCTGGCCGCCATGAGCTTCGTCGAGTCGGCCACCGCGCAGGGCGAGGACACGGTGGTGCTGAAGCTCAGCGAGCCGTACGCCTACCTGGACAGCAAGCTGGCGATGCTCCCGATCATCTCCGACGAGGACGACTACAAGCCGAACGCGACGTACGCGACCACCGGCAACGGCAGTGGGCCCTACGCGCTGGCCTCGCTCAAGCGCGGCGACGCGCTGACGCTGGAGCGCAACGAGGACTACTACGGCGAGCCGATGAAGTTCGAGACGATCACCTTCAAGGTGGTCCCCGAGGACGCCTCGCGGATCGCGCGGCTGACCAACGGCGACTCCCACATCGTGCCCGACCTGCCCACCGACCAGGTCGAGCTGGTCACCCAGCGCGACGCCAACGCGGTGACGGTGGAGTCGAACGTCTCCCGGCTCTTCGCCTACCCGTCGATGAAGGCCGACCGGCCGACGTCCAACGCCGACTTCCGCCTCGCGATCGCCTACGCCGCGGACCGCCAGCGCATCGTCGACCAGGTCTACAGCGGCGCCGGTCGCCCCAACAGCACCTACCTGACCTACGGCACGCTCTACCACGACGAGGACCTCGGCCTGGCGTTCGGCGCCGAGCCGGACCTGGACAAGGCCAAGGAGCACCTCGCCGCCTCGGGCGTCGAGCTGGACCGCAAGCTCAACATCATCGCGGTCAACGACCCGCAGGTGACCAGCGCGGCGACGATCCTGCAGTCCAACCTCAAGGACCTGGGGATCGAGGCGACCGTGGAGTCCCAGGACGTCGCGGGCTTCTACGCCAACCTCGTCTCGGGCGACTACGACCTGATCCTGTTCGACGCGCCGGCCTCGACCTCGACCGGTTTCGCGCCCGACTACGTCAACGGCGGGCTGAACTCGAAGGCCGCGAACAACTTCGCGAAGTTCGCCGACGCCGAGATGGACAAGCTCCTCGAGGTTGCGCTGACCGCGCAGGGCGAGGACGCGCAGGCCGAGGCGTGGCGCGCCGTGCAGCAGCGCGACGTCGAGACCCAGGGCAACATCCAGCTCGTGGTCTCCCAGAGCAGCCAGGCCTGGTCCAATCAGCTGGTCGGCTACGAGCCGTCCTCGCTGCTGTGGCTCAACACCCTGCGTGACGTCACGTAGTCCAGCAGGCATCGAGTCGGCGCCGGCCGGGGGAGCGACCCCGGCCGGCGCCGTGCCTCATCCGGCCCGGGCTCCGGTCAGGGCGCTCCGGTCAGGGTCCGATCAGGCGGCGAGCAACCTGCGCCGCAGCCAGATGCCGAGGACGACCAGCACGAGCGCGGAGAGCGCGAACGCGACGGGCTCGCCGTGCTCGGTGATGCCGGTCGACACCGCGACCTGTCCGGCCGAGGCGAGCGCGGCGATGCCCAGCACCGTGCCGATCTGCCGCATCAGCGCGACCGAGGCCATCGCGGGGGCGCTCTGATGACCTTGCGCCGCGTCCAGCAGCGCGCTGGTGTCGAGGGAGTACAGCACGCCGCACCCGACCCCGACGAGCACCAGCGGCACCACCAGGGCCCCGATCGGCAGGTCGCCCCCGAGCGCCAGCGCCAGGTACGCCGCGGCCAGGACCAGCAGGCTCCCGCCCATCAGCGTCGGCGAGGAGAGGAAGGGTCGCAGGACGTTGACCAGCACGCCCGCGATCGGCATCCCGGCGTTCGCGATCAGCATCAGCAGGCCGGCGGCCGTGACGCTCAGCCCGCGCGTGTCCTGGAAGTGCATCGACAGCAGGAACGCCGAGCCGTTGATGACGGCGTTGTAGCCCAGGCAGGCGACCAGGATCGCCCGGATGCGGGGGGAGGCGAAGAGCTCGACGTCGAGCACCGGGCGCTCCGCGCGACGCTCCACCCGCACGAACACCCAGGCCAGCACGGCCGCGCCGGCGTACGCCGCGAGGAGAGGTCCCGCCCCGGCGGTGCCGCGGCCGGTCGCGATCAGCGCCCAGGACAGCAGCGCCAGCGTCGCGCAGGCCGTCACCAGCCCGGCGACGTCGAGGCGTCCCGCCTCGCGCCGCGCGGTGTTGTCCAGGCGCCCGGTCACCAGTACGGCGAGGAGCGCGACCGGGACGACTGCGGCGAACGTCGCGCGCCACCCGTAGGCATCGGCCAGGGTGCCGCCGAGGAGCGGGCCGAGGAGCAGGCCGGTGGAGCTGGCCATCATCCAGTGGCTGACGCTGCGCGCCCGATGGGCGAGGTCGACGTTGCCGCCGAGCAGGGTGGGGCCGTTGGGCAGCACCAGGGCGGCGCCCACGCCCTGGACGACGCGCGCGGCGAGCAGCACCGGGAGGCTCGGCGCGAGCGCGGCGATCGCAGCGCCGGCGGCGAAGACCAGCAGTCCGGCGCGCAGCGTGGTCCGGGCGCCCCAGCGCTCGCCGAGCAGCCCGCTGACCGGCATCGTGCTCGCGGCGACCAGCGGGAAGATCGCGGTCAGCCACTGCAGACCGCTGATCCCGGCGCCGAGGTCCGCGCCGATGGTGGGCGCGGCGACGACCAGGGAGGTCTGGTCGAACATCACGCAGCCCATGCCGATCGCGCACATCAGCGCCACCACGAGCGGCGGGCGGGTCCTGCTCGCCGCCGATCGGCTGCGCGGGCGGGGGAGGGCAGTGCTCACGAGATCTCCGGTTCCTCGAGCGGCGGGGGGCCCGAAATCCGAGCGCCGAGGAGTGGGCAGCCGTTGACGGAGCCCGACCTCGCTGTTTACGCTCAGCGAAACGATGTTTCCATTAGTGGAACACATGGGCGGTCTGGTCCGCTACGCACGACCGGCCGCCGAGAGAGGAAGACGATGAGCCTTCAGTACCTCCAGGAGGTGGTGGTCGCCAGCGCCGACGTCGCTGCCGCCGCCCGCTTCCACCGCGAGGCCTTCGACCTCGAGGTGCTCGAGGAGGTCGACGGCTCGGTGCTGCTCGGCGTCCCGGGAGCGCCGGCCGGCCGGCTGCGGCTGGTGCCGGCGCAGGGCTCGCCCGCCGACGAGACGAGCCCGGCGGTGTGGGACCTCGGCGCCCGGCTGCTCGGGATCTACTCCCGCGACCTCGACGCCACCGCGGCCGCGATGGCCCGCGCCGGGGGAGCCCCGCGGCGCCCGGTGACCTACCCGTACGGCGAGGCGAGCCTCTCCGAGCTGGTCGGCCGGGGCCCGGACGGCGTGTGGTGGACGATCCCGCTGGCCGTGACCGGCGCGCACCGCCCCAGCGCGGCGTACGACGCGGACGCCGGCCGGCGTCACTCCGAGCTGCACACGGCCGTGCTCGTCGTGGCCGACCACGACGCCGCTGTCGCGTTCTTCGAGGCGGCCGGCTTCAGCACCCTCTTCGACGGCGCGATGTCGGGGGCTCCCTTCGACGAGCTCGTCGGCATGCCCGCCGACGCCGCGCTCCGCCTCGCCTTCATGGTCGGCCCCCAGCACCAGCCGGCCCGCCTGGAGATCATGTCGTTCACCGGCGTCCCGACCCGCGACCGCAGCGCGGACCCCGTCGGCATCCGCCGCCTCGTCCTGGTCGCCGACGACCCCGCGGCTACCCGCGAGGCGCTGGTCGCGGTCGGGGCCGAGGAGCTCGGTGACGGCGTCCTGCGCGGTCCGGTCGGTGTCGAGATCGAGATCGTCGCCGACGGGGCGCGATGAGCCCCACGACGCCCGGCCCGGTCGTGGTCGTGGTCGGCACCGGCGGCGCCGGTCTCGCGACCGCCATCACCGCGGCCGAGCACGGCGCCCAGGTGCACCTGGTCGAGAAGCAGGCCGGCATCGGCGGCATGCTGCACATCGCGAACGGTGAGTTCTCCGGCGCCGGCAGCCGGCGCCAGCGCGAGCACGGCATCGACGACAGCCCGCAGCGCCACCTCGAGGAGGTCGAGCGGATCTCCCACGGCCGCATCGACCGCGACCTGGCCGCGCTCTCGGTGCGTCACCAGGGCGAGACCGTCGACTGGCTCGACGACCTCGGCTTCGAGTTCCACCCCGACTGCCCCGGGCTGATCCACGGCCATGAGGTGTACGACGTCCCGCGCACCTACTGGGGCGTCGGGCACGGACGCTCGGTCATCACCGTCCTCCAGCGGCTGCT from Nocardioides sp. dk884 harbors:
- a CDS encoding ABC transporter substrate-binding protein is translated as MLFNRRTPQYAARSTGRLRLGTATLAVLGLGVLTACGGGSGSSSDAPDSTTITDLVVDVLAEPDSLDPFYRNTAEAQRYYRLVYSSLLQWNEDGTMSPDLAAEMPEVSKDGLTWTVKLREGVTFHDGSPLTAADVVHTVKEAQDPENGAVWLAAMSFVESATAQGEDTVVLKLSEPYAYLDSKLAMLPIISDEDDYKPNATYATTGNGSGPYALASLKRGDALTLERNEDYYGEPMKFETITFKVVPEDASRIARLTNGDSHIVPDLPTDQVELVTQRDANAVTVESNVSRLFAYPSMKADRPTSNADFRLAIAYAADRQRIVDQVYSGAGRPNSTYLTYGTLYHDEDLGLAFGAEPDLDKAKEHLAASGVELDRKLNIIAVNDPQVTSAATILQSNLKDLGIEATVESQDVAGFYANLVSGDYDLILFDAPASTSTGFAPDYVNGGLNSKAANNFAKFADAEMDKLLEVALTAQGEDAQAEAWRAVQQRDVETQGNIQLVVSQSSQAWSNQLVGYEPSSLLWLNTLRDVT
- a CDS encoding VOC family protein encodes the protein MSLQYLQEVVVASADVAAAARFHREAFDLEVLEEVDGSVLLGVPGAPAGRLRLVPAQGSPADETSPAVWDLGARLLGIYSRDLDATAAAMARAGGAPRRPVTYPYGEASLSELVGRGPDGVWWTIPLAVTGAHRPSAAYDADAGRRHSELHTAVLVVADHDAAVAFFEAAGFSTLFDGAMSGAPFDELVGMPADAALRLAFMVGPQHQPARLEIMSFTGVPTRDRSADPVGIRRLVLVADDPAATREALVAVGAEELGDGVLRGPVGVEIEIVADGAR
- a CDS encoding MFS transporter yields the protein MSTALPRPRSRSAASRTRPPLVVALMCAIGMGCVMFDQTSLVVAAPTIGADLGAGISGLQWLTAIFPLVAASTMPVSGLLGERWGARTTLRAGLLVFAAGAAIAALAPSLPVLLAARVVQGVGAALVLPNGPTLLGGNVDLAHRARSVSHWMMASSTGLLLGPLLGGTLADAYGWRATFAAVVPVALLAVLVTGRLDNTARREAGRLDVAGLVTACATLALLSWALIATGRGTAGAGPLLAAYAGAAVLAWVFVRVERRAERPVLDVELFASPRIRAILVACLGYNAVINGSAFLLSMHFQDTRGLSVTAAGLLMLIANAGMPIAGVLVNVLRPFLSSPTLMGGSLLVLAAAYLALALGGDLPIGALVVPLVLVGVGCGVLYSLDTSALLDAAQGHQSAPAMASVALMRQIGTVLGIAALASAGQVAVSTGITEHGEPVAFALSALVLVVLGIWLRRRLLAA